A genomic window from Bacteroidota bacterium includes:
- a CDS encoding efflux RND transporter permease subunit gives MGLFEYVRRHAKAVLFTVAVFVLSGIALMQDMPISLFPDITFPRIVILADNGEEPAERMMVEVTKPLEEVATSVPGVTIVRSITGRGSTEISIGLNWGSNVLQTLQLLQGRIANIRNELPSAASIQVQQMSVSVFPIHGYSLTSDSLSLVALRDIALYQIRPALMKVKGVAKVEITGGDTREFHVIVAPEKLAMYKLDIRQVADAIQKTNFVSSTGLVDNNYQLYLSLVSGLFKTIDDIKGVTVAVQNGVPIKVSDVAEVKASVADKYIRTTARGNDAVLINIIKQPTGSTVQIGNDVTAEVAKLNLPAGVRFENFYDQAGFIMSSISSTRDSILIGVVLAMVVIFLFLRSWRISLVILLVVPATIACTIACISSVGLTINIMTLGGIAAAVGLIIDDSIVVIENIFTHFTQNARSGDTRASFAETTSSSVKQLMPAIIGSTASTIVIHIPLAFLGGVTGAFFASLSITIVFAMLISFLFSITLAPLLSMFFIKGSEISHEIEHHHHASPLMQWYERTLRILLRYRWGIIPVSFAVIVATYVLYKNIGSDFMPEMDEGTFVLDYTSPPGTSLNETNRILMQVEKIIMSVPEVESYSRRTGTQLGFFLTEVNNGDYLVKLKQHRSRSIEEVIDDVRGRIEATQPNLQVDFGQLMMDVIGDLTNNPSPVEIKIFGDDAGVLRKKAQEVKEIIEKVPGVVDAFNGIVISGPSLIVDVDPARAAIAGFNPDDVRDQLTTMMRGEGESKIQKGEKLIGIRTRFPDSYRTDIGKLKKLRLINPNGVFVPLSTIAAIRTTAGQAEIDRERLRQFIAVTARISQRDLGSTVDAIKTKLAGEFYLPRGMTMEFGGVYQTQQESFRGLLLVAIAAFMLVFIVLLFEFGEFAVPLSIFVVNVLSLFGVLAALWITGVTFNISSFVGVIMIIGIVAENAIFVLHQFKILQAQGMEIEEALVHAASVRVRPILMTTLAAVFALLPLSLGIGAGAQMQQPLAIAVIGGFSVSSFILFFGLPLIYRLLKSQTS, from the coding sequence ATGGGTCTTTTCGAATACGTCCGCCGCCATGCGAAAGCGGTTCTCTTCACCGTCGCGGTGTTTGTCCTCTCCGGCATCGCCTTGATGCAGGACATGCCGATCTCCCTTTTTCCCGACATTACCTTTCCCCGCATCGTCATCCTTGCGGACAACGGCGAAGAGCCTGCCGAGCGAATGATGGTCGAAGTGACCAAGCCGCTCGAGGAGGTCGCAACGTCGGTTCCCGGAGTTACTATTGTCCGCTCCATCACGGGGCGCGGCTCGACGGAAATTTCCATCGGCTTGAATTGGGGGTCCAATGTTCTGCAGACGCTGCAGCTGCTGCAGGGGCGGATCGCAAACATCAGGAACGAGCTTCCGTCCGCGGCCTCGATCCAGGTGCAGCAAATGAGCGTCTCGGTATTCCCGATCCATGGATACAGCCTGACGTCGGATTCGCTGAGCCTGGTCGCGCTGCGCGATATTGCGCTCTATCAGATCAGACCGGCGTTGATGAAAGTGAAGGGCGTCGCAAAGGTCGAGATCACCGGCGGCGACACGCGCGAGTTTCACGTGATCGTTGCGCCTGAAAAGCTTGCGATGTACAAGCTCGATATCCGGCAGGTGGCGGACGCAATCCAAAAAACGAACTTCGTTTCGTCGACGGGATTGGTCGACAACAACTATCAGCTCTACCTGTCGCTTGTTTCGGGGCTTTTCAAAACGATCGATGATATCAAAGGGGTCACGGTGGCCGTTCAGAACGGCGTACCCATAAAGGTCTCCGACGTTGCTGAGGTCAAGGCCTCCGTCGCGGATAAATACATCCGCACCACGGCGCGTGGCAACGATGCGGTCCTGATCAATATCATCAAACAGCCGACCGGAAGCACCGTGCAGATCGGAAACGACGTTACGGCCGAAGTGGCGAAGCTCAATCTTCCGGCCGGTGTTCGCTTCGAGAATTTTTATGACCAGGCGGGGTTCATCATGAGCTCCATCTCGAGCACGCGAGACAGCATCCTGATCGGCGTCGTTCTTGCGATGGTGGTGATCTTTCTTTTCCTGCGGAGCTGGCGCATCAGCCTGGTGATCCTGCTCGTCGTGCCGGCGACGATCGCGTGCACGATCGCCTGCATTTCCTCGGTCGGATTGACGATCAACATCATGACCCTTGGCGGAATCGCGGCCGCGGTCGGCTTGATCATCGACGACTCGATCGTCGTGATCGAAAACATTTTCACGCATTTCACCCAGAATGCCCGTTCGGGCGATACGCGGGCGTCCTTTGCCGAGACCACCTCCTCCTCGGTGAAGCAATTGATGCCCGCCATCATCGGTTCGACGGCCAGCACGATCGTGATCCATATTCCCCTGGCTTTTCTCGGCGGAGTGACGGGGGCGTTCTTTGCCTCTCTTTCGATCACCATCGTCTTCGCCATGCTGATCTCATTCCTGTTTTCGATCACCCTTGCGCCTCTCCTCTCGATGTTCTTCATCAAGGGGTCGGAAATCAGCCATGAGATAGAACATCATCACCATGCATCGCCGCTCATGCAGTGGTATGAGCGGACGCTCCGCATTCTTCTGAGGTACCGATGGGGGATCATCCCCGTTTCGTTCGCAGTGATCGTTGCAACGTACGTTCTTTACAAGAATATCGGAAGCGACTTCATGCCGGAGATGGACGAAGGAACGTTCGTCCTGGATTACACCTCTCCCCCGGGGACGTCGCTCAATGAAACCAATCGCATCCTGATGCAGGTGGAAAAGATCATCATGTCCGTCCCCGAAGTAGAATCATATTCCCGCAGAACCGGTACGCAGCTCGGATTTTTTCTGACGGAAGTGAACAACGGCGACTATCTCGTCAAGCTGAAACAGCATCGGTCCCGCAGCATTGAAGAGGTCATAGACGACGTGCGCGGAAGGATAGAAGCGACCCAGCCGAATCTTCAGGTCGACTTCGGGCAGCTCATGATGGACGTGATCGGCGATCTGACAAACAATCCGTCCCCGGTCGAGATCAAGATCTTCGGCGATGACGCCGGCGTTCTCCGGAAGAAAGCCCAGGAAGTGAAAGAAATCATTGAAAAAGTTCCCGGCGTCGTCGACGCCTTTAACGGCATCGTCATTTCGGGTCCGTCGTTGATCGTCGATGTGGACCCGGCGCGGGCTGCGATCGCCGGGTTCAACCCGGATGATGTGCGCGACCAATTGACGACAATGATGAGGGGGGAGGGCGAGAGCAAGATCCAGAAGGGTGAAAAACTCATCGGGATTCGGACGCGGTTCCCTGATTCGTATCGAACCGACATCGGCAAATTGAAGAAGCTGCGTCTCATCAATCCAAATGGCGTCTTTGTTCCCCTCTCGACGATCGCAGCGATCCGGACGACGGCGGGACAGGCGGAGATCGACCGCGAACGGCTGAGACAGTTCATTGCAGTGACCGCCCGAATCTCACAGCGCGACCTCGGAAGCACGGTTGACGCCATCAAGACGAAACTTGCCGGAGAATTTTATCTCCCGCGGGGAATGACGATGGAGTTCGGCGGTGTCTATCAGACCCAGCAGGAATCGTTTCGCGGTCTGCTGCTCGTAGCGATCGCGGCGTTCATGCTGGTCTTCATCGTGCTGCTGTTCGAGTTCGGCGAGTTCGCTGTTCCGCTATCGATCTTTGTCGTGAACGTTCTTTCGTTGTTTGGAGTGCTTGCTGCGTTGTGGATCACCGGCGTGACCTTCAACATTTCAAGCTTCGTCGGCGTCATCATGATCATCGGCATCGTGGCGGAGAACGCGATCTTCGTCCTGCACCAGTTCAAAATTCTGCAGGCGCAAGGGATGGAGATCGAAGAGGCATTGGTTCACGCGGCTTCGGTCCGTGTGCGGCCGATCTTGATGACAACGCTCGCGGCTGTGTTTGCGCTTCTTCCACTCTCGCTCGGCATCGGAGCCGGCGCACAAATGCAGCAGCCCCTCGCTATCGCTGTGATCGGAGGCTTTTCCGTCTCAAGTTTCATTCTCTTTTTCGGTCTGCCGCTGATATACAGGTTGTTGAAGAGCCAGACTTCCTAG
- a CDS encoding glycosyltransferase family 9 protein: MPPVTMTRERKESIRAVPWRSSSHPKKVLAIRLQAFGDTVITFPYLQSLRSHWPSAELHFLTREEFSDLPRNLKTFDAVHAVGGGRNRLLQAADTLRLIPQLRKERYDVVIDLQRNRFSRMIRRLLHPESFSEFDRFSLKPAGERTSSAINALLHQPIQEHLPLLALKEGVRSAAALRVEKKRIVVLNPAGSFPTRNWPLERYVEFAEKWIAHVDADAQFATLGTEQILNKAGYLEKTLGARLINLAGRTLTSEAFAIVQQAELVVSEDSGLMHMAWVAQVPVVALFGSTRSAWSGPLGKWSVCLNSSDLECGECLQAACRFGDIHCLTRYSADVVVETAKKLLENKRRSGE, from the coding sequence ATGCCGCCAGTGACAATGACCAGGGAACGAAAAGAATCGATTCGCGCTGTTCCGTGGCGAAGCAGCTCCCATCCTAAAAAAGTTCTCGCCATCCGGCTTCAGGCATTCGGCGACACGGTCATTACTTTTCCGTACCTGCAGTCTCTTCGTTCTCACTGGCCGTCGGCGGAACTGCATTTCCTTACCCGCGAAGAGTTCAGCGACCTTCCCCGCAACTTGAAGACCTTCGATGCAGTCCATGCCGTTGGCGGGGGAAGGAATCGCCTCCTGCAAGCGGCGGATACGCTGCGGCTCATTCCGCAACTCCGAAAAGAACGGTACGATGTTGTGATCGACCTCCAAAGAAACCGTTTCAGCAGGATGATCAGACGATTGCTCCACCCGGAAAGTTTTTCGGAGTTCGACAGATTTTCATTGAAGCCCGCCGGCGAACGAACGAGCAGTGCGATCAATGCACTTCTTCACCAACCGATCCAGGAACATCTCCCTTTGCTCGCTTTGAAGGAGGGCGTTCGAAGCGCCGCCGCGCTACGTGTTGAAAAGAAAAGGATCGTTGTTCTGAACCCTGCGGGAAGTTTCCCCACGCGAAACTGGCCGCTGGAACGTTACGTTGAATTTGCAGAGAAATGGATCGCGCATGTCGACGCGGACGCGCAATTCGCGACCTTGGGAACCGAACAAATTCTCAATAAAGCCGGTTACCTGGAAAAGACCCTCGGCGCTAGATTGATAAATCTTGCGGGAAGAACTCTCACCTCAGAAGCTTTCGCGATAGTGCAACAAGCCGAGCTTGTCGTTTCGGAGGATTCGGGCCTCATGCATATGGCATGGGTGGCACAGGTCCCCGTCGTTGCCCTGTTTGGGTCGACACGAAGTGCATGGTCGGGGCCGTTAGGGAAATGGTCGGTATGCCTGAACTCATCTGATCTCGAATGCGGAGAATGTCTTCAAGCAGCGTGCCGGTTTGGGGATATTCACTGTCTGACGCGCTATTCAGCGGATGTTGTCGTTGAGACGGCCAAAAAATTATTGGAGAACAAACGCCGCAGTGGAGAATAA
- a CDS encoding glycosyltransferase, which yields MENKLRIALLVPGGIGNEDYIPSLLELISHLAKRYDIHLYSFSRLSIHPTLQGCHVSFPPLIAAKHGLLKSVYFLWRLRKDHRRNSFDIIHGFWVANQGIVAVAAGKLLRVKSAVSVPGGDIVYLPSIRYGGMRGFINNRIIRWCLSHADLVVTLTRFQKDRMGASNIGWKHLSVIPFGVDTVKFGFHPKVLSDPVNFAYLGNLNEVKDPFTLIKTFSLLSAKFSCKLTIVGSDLLQGKVKEYGRSLGVNDQIEWKGKIPHEQIPSILQRTDILLLTSLYEGEAVVVMEAFASGVIVAGTKVGLLADAGDDALVVMPGDVDGLAKKIEQILHQPEVVREMQIKNRSRAERFSMDWTRAEYEKTYQELFQEKG from the coding sequence GTGGAGAATAAACTTCGCATCGCATTGCTCGTGCCGGGGGGAATTGGAAACGAGGATTACATCCCGTCCCTCCTCGAACTGATTTCCCATCTCGCCAAGAGATATGATATTCATCTCTATTCGTTCAGCCGGCTTTCGATCCATCCCACGTTGCAGGGGTGCCATGTTTCTTTTCCCCCGCTGATCGCAGCAAAGCATGGCTTGCTTAAATCCGTTTATTTCCTCTGGCGTTTGCGGAAGGATCATCGTCGAAACAGTTTTGATATTATCCATGGTTTTTGGGTCGCCAATCAGGGAATTGTCGCCGTCGCGGCGGGGAAGTTGCTACGGGTCAAAAGCGCTGTCAGCGTGCCCGGTGGGGATATCGTTTACCTGCCGTCAATCCGTTACGGCGGCATGAGGGGATTTATTAATAACAGAATCATTCGATGGTGCTTGAGTCACGCCGATCTGGTTGTCACCCTTACCCGATTTCAGAAAGATAGAATGGGAGCAAGCAATATTGGTTGGAAACATCTTTCTGTTATCCCGTTCGGCGTCGATACTGTCAAATTTGGTTTTCACCCGAAAGTACTTTCCGACCCGGTCAATTTTGCCTATCTCGGAAATCTCAATGAGGTCAAAGACCCATTTACGTTGATAAAGACCTTTTCACTTCTCTCCGCAAAATTCAGTTGTAAGCTCACCATTGTCGGTTCAGATCTCTTGCAAGGAAAAGTGAAGGAATATGGCCGTTCGCTCGGCGTGAATGACCAAATCGAATGGAAGGGGAAAATTCCGCATGAACAAATTCCGTCCATACTGCAAAGGACCGATATACTGCTGCTGACATCGTTGTATGAAGGGGAGGCCGTTGTTGTGATGGAGGCCTTTGCCTCCGGCGTTATTGTTGCCGGCACGAAAGTCGGATTGCTTGCCGATGCAGGGGATGACGCGCTTGTTGTGATGCCGGGGGATGTTGACGGGCTGGCAAAAAAGATCGAACAAATTCTTCATCAACCGGAGGTCGTTCGTGAGATGCAGATAAAGAATCGTTCGCGTGCAGAGAGATTTTCAATGGATTGGACCCGTGCCGAATACGAGAAAACATATCAAGAACTGTTTCAGGAAAAGGGGTAG
- a CDS encoding nucleoside deaminase, which translates to MLQPPVVFLIFIFAGLLLYSIHTKLHRLKNRIGLDKSHHARLLELAELSLCSSDVPVGALLIYNGEIIGEGYNTVLRHRKAGEHAEVNAISSAIEHLGMETFSALDRRHLILVSTFEPCLMCAGAFVNYNIQYVYFMKEKDLAFTAREEALLIRYLFRRKQIKNNNEQESLFERHPGYKPKGK; encoded by the coding sequence ATGCTGCAGCCTCCAGTCGTTTTCCTCATTTTTATTTTCGCCGGTCTTCTTTTGTATTCGATTCATACGAAGCTTCACCGCTTGAAGAACCGGATCGGCCTCGACAAGAGCCACCATGCCCGCTTGCTTGAATTGGCCGAGTTGTCCCTCTGTTCATCAGATGTGCCGGTGGGGGCACTTCTGATCTATAATGGAGAAATAATCGGGGAAGGATATAACACGGTGCTGCGGCACCGAAAGGCCGGCGAGCATGCTGAAGTGAACGCTATTTCCAGCGCGATCGAGCATCTCGGAATGGAGACCTTTTCTGCCCTCGACCGCCGGCATCTGATCCTCGTATCGACATTTGAGCCTTGTTTGATGTGCGCGGGGGCATTCGTCAACTATAACATCCAGTATGTTTATTTTATGAAGGAAAAAGATCTCGCGTTCACTGCAAGGGAAGAGGCTCTTCTTATCCGTTATTTGTTCAGGCGAAAGCAAATCAAGAATAACAACGAGCAGGAATCACTCTTCGAAAGGCACCCCGGCTATAAACCCAAAGGAAAGTAA
- a CDS encoding class I SAM-dependent methyltransferase, whose amino-acid sequence MPTLLSRTGMTSDVSTLPSVNGEDARRAFSAQAPFFDSNEKANLILQWMRSQVYRHVEEFLHPGESIFELNAGTGTDAVYFARKGHQVFAVDNADGMLVELEKKVRRFRLEEKISFKNCSFTELANLPDRHFNHVFSNFGGLNCIDDLRRVTSQLPRFLTQGGTVTFVIMPHICPWELLHCFTGNPRLAFRRLSRNGTLASVEGHKFLTYYFSPRDVIRSFDKRFTLAKLRGLATFSPPPYMSDLANRHAKLYRVLTRLDERFSAFPPLNRWADHVIITMRYSA is encoded by the coding sequence ATGCCAACTCTATTATCTCGCACGGGAATGACGTCCGACGTTTCCACTCTTCCATCGGTCAATGGTGAGGATGCCCGCCGTGCATTCTCTGCACAAGCCCCCTTTTTTGACTCCAACGAAAAAGCGAACCTGATCCTTCAATGGATGCGAAGCCAGGTCTATCGGCACGTTGAAGAATTTCTTCACCCCGGGGAGAGCATTTTTGAATTGAACGCCGGGACCGGCACCGACGCGGTGTACTTCGCGCGAAAGGGGCATCAGGTGTTTGCCGTTGATAACGCGGACGGAATGCTCGTTGAACTGGAAAAAAAGGTGCGAAGATTCCGTCTCGAAGAAAAGATCAGCTTTAAGAATTGCTCGTTCACAGAGCTGGCGAATCTTCCCGACCGGCATTTCAACCATGTCTTCTCGAATTTCGGAGGACTCAACTGCATCGACGATTTGCGGAGGGTGACCTCACAACTCCCCCGGTTCTTGACGCAAGGCGGGACGGTGACCTTTGTGATCATGCCGCATATTTGCCCATGGGAATTGCTGCATTGTTTCACAGGGAATCCGAGGCTTGCGTTCAGACGTCTTTCAAGAAACGGAACACTCGCTTCGGTTGAAGGGCACAAGTTTTTGACGTACTATTTTTCTCCTCGTGATGTAATTCGGAGCTTCGACAAACGATTTACGCTCGCAAAGCTTCGCGGGTTGGCGACGTTTTCACCCCCGCCGTATATGTCGGACCTTGCGAATCGGCATGCGAAACTTTACAGGGTATTGACGCGGCTGGATGAACGGTTTTCGGCGTTTCCCCCGCTGAATAGATGGGCCGATCATGTTATTATTACGATGAGGTATTCGGCGTGA